The following proteins are encoded in a genomic region of Oncorhynchus kisutch isolate 150728-3 linkage group LG4, Okis_V2, whole genome shotgun sequence:
- the LOC116373918 gene encoding uncharacterized protein LOC116373918 yields MGALSQSLDLPVCVVDDHLTSEAVNEMEQSNSTRSRATSVMETTEEGKLNNVEHLTLMDFLQNLTEKQWRGIREGMFDPLTKQQLAGLCLRIVQFLSDKLMQIIIPGLYELLGIQDAASSQLSQRSLTASLTSLLDDKTNTKSRVRFTEAGVPKRPGSRKSYNSFRIPTPYPSSNCMEQEEEEEQESQLKFKEIYLTKGSGSYLPKGAMRILTSLSDVQKKTTNSETLQVLLGVSEDTLVTCVQDSLQVSLSKLACMSNSPSGSAGSIMLTPAVMAELAKDVKSALSVVVKSASASQTSLVTPVRGDSQTKVTESMVRELAAKLEKVDQESKSLTGQVMTTISDTMVAFVDENEQNLLEDLKDKITYLASHVGFIEDLDALIRKYESSYNIGESGSSYTLTSKSIQKLSSREFQTSAIQAVSGVLAKKVSSLSFPRSVVQSQLTGAVSGQTLSGIVKTESIHPVGSAASVVVKTFVSDMKSLAESEESPQQKSAWSAAVHIYHSIQNNLKDYFGKLQRCALKSIVTSDDNITNAEFKETVPLPCLNMKYRPSKSEPQLPESTGAVTLQRGLSESSKLLWAPTESEESKLLLTTCTKEVISELLVLYNTEMSKEDPLYTVGEKGSGFSIEREKFVEGVLAQLGDISHSRSSSPIVCEFSCQNEDSRSKATASLTSLLDCIRKLSSEEFKRNATQAVSEFLVKKSTSSLTSAQPAYSVASRSCSIQNQYTWSKDICADSAAFGIIETFVEDLQSSAQPAEVEEREPDLQENAQKLQSRIWSATTSLYNNIQKTLKDFIIHQRRSDMLSRMSSHIPTEDSGHLGTKEHICLASQDLRQASKSVPHLHSLNLEVALHRGVSESSKLLWTETDEALLTNCTKEVISTILTLCEDQASNAPCFSTVGKKISDMSLEVNMLVGGVLSQLKDISLSRSPTPCEDMFERLQGSPEQTSPVSLDCSTAASKGIASSHSLSTKSLQKLSSHEFQTKAEKGVSEVISRSFNIVEEGTTDKYLQSVSTSTTSTDIIQTMVKDQQELTQTTQSSDMVSGTSLLTTGQVSEKRIWSVARNIYYSLQNKITEFLRKDLQRSDTTLGSIQIFTYQSSPASQRASLGHLEVNQSSVTPGGNDACVDIPHKLLSKTTELSGSMLEDIGTIRCRSADSQNTRNTSSSRSSISLTPTSKLRQSKWHFALPGTPIPTEFPAQMDFPIVRNTIIEDFVHTEDLLPVSFVDKVRQAAGVVVDIMVESVENTQENGKGASHLDDLRSAVRKLRKIISTWTIHIFSHELVDKVIALQDSHSTPQVLTLEAAKSASDSILSRLKWGKEQCAISKELSSQLLQIFAEETVKGFLRQWSDEYENINFDVSVQNDPKTSTCMVILQMITKATAKCYFESTTSVATSDIVEGVFDLERDTISSTGEQVLTFNTKGSKKVSKNLCPHESLEYQPQNISPTVYFTETMTTSHGSFSPEGIYDIASSFPLEEKSRKPSLFTRLSRSITKGFLSPFKSSRKTI; encoded by the exons ATGGG AGCCTTGTCCCAGTCTCTggacctgcctgtctgtgtggtggATGACCACCTGACCTCTGAAGCTGTCAATGAGATG GAGCAGAGCAATTCTACCAGGAGCAGAGCAACCTCAGTGATGGAAACCACAGAAGAGGGGAAGCTCAACAATGTGGAACATCTAACACTTATGGACTTCCTTCAAAACCTAACTGAGAA GCAATGGAGGGGGATTCGTGAGGGCATGTTTGACCCG CTGACAAAACAACAGCTTGCCGGCTTGTGTCTGAGGATTGTCCAGTTTTTATCGGACAAGCTGATGCAGATCATCATCCCAGGTCTTTACGAATTACTGGGCATCCAAGATGCTGCCTCCTCTCAATTGTCACAGAGATCTCTCACAGCGTCACTCACCAGTCTGTTAGACGATAAGACTAACACCAAGTCCCGCGTGAGATTTACTGAGGCTGGTGTACCTAAGAGGCCAGGCAGTCGAAAGTCTTACAATAGCTTTCGCATCCCGACTCCCTACCCTTCCTCCAACTGTATGgagcaggaagaggaagaagagcaggAATCACAACTTAAGTTCAAGGAGATTTACCTGACTAAGGGCAGTGGAAGCTACCTGCCCAAGGGGGCCATGAG gattctaacctctctgtctgatGTGCAGAAAAAAACAACCAACTCTGAGACGCTACAAGTCCTCTTAGGTGTCTCAGAGGACACCCTCGTCACCTGTGTGCAGGACAGCCTGCAAGTTTCTCTCTCCAAACTTGCatgcatgtccaattctccatctGGAAGTGCAGGCTCTATAATGCTAACCCCTGCTGTAATGGCAGAGTTGGCTAAAGATGTCAAGTCGGCCTTATCAGTGGTCGTTAAGAGTGCCTCCGCAAGCCAAACCTCTCTAGTGACACCGGTAAGGGGAGACTCacagaccaaggtgactgagagcATGGTGAGAGAGCTGGCTGCTAAACTTGAAAAAGTTGACCAAGAGAGCAAGAGTCTAACAGGGCAAGTCATGACCACGATCTCTGACACAATGGTGGCTTTTGTTGACGAGAACGAACAGAATTTGCTGGAAGATCTGAAGGACAAGATCACGTATTTGGCATCGCATGTTGGCTTCATTGAGGATCTTGATGCCCTGATAAGGAAATACGAGAGCAGCTACAATATTGGTGAATCTGGTTCCTCATACACGCTCACGTCTAAGAGCATCCAAAAACTCTCCAGCCGGGAGTTTCAAACATCAGCAATACAAGCAGTGAGTGGAGTTCTTGCCAAAAAAGTCAGTAGTTTGAGCTTTCCTAGATCAGTCGTTCAGTCTCAGTTAACAGGTGCTGTATCAGGTCAAACATTGTCTGGCATTGTAAAGACAGAGTCAATTCACCCAGTGGGCTCAGCAGCGTCAGTAGTTGTTAAGACTTTTGTGTCAGATATGAAGTCCTTGGCTGAATCTGAAGAGAGTCCCCAACAGAAGAGTGCCTGGTCTGCTGCTGTTCACATTTACCACAGCATCCAAAACAACTTGAAAGATTATTTCGGCAAGCTTCAGCGATGTGCCTTAAAGAGCATTGTCACATCTGATGATAACATCACAAATGCTGAGTTTAAGGAGACAGTTCCACTTCCTTGCTTAAACATGAAATATAGGCCCAGTAAGAGTGAGCCTCAGTTGCCAGAGTCCACTGGTGCAGTTACTTTACAAAGAGGCCTAAGTGAGAGCTCAAAACTTCTTTGGGCACCCACTGAGTCAGAAGAAAGCAAGCTCCTTCTGACAACTTGCACCAAAGAAGTCATCTCAGAGCTTCTGGTCTTGTACAACACTGAGATGTCAAAGGAGGACCCCCTGTACACTGTTGGAGAAAAAGGATCAGGCTTCtctattgagagagagaaatttgTAGAGGGTGTTCTGGCTCAGCTTGGGGATATCTCCCATTCCAGGTCCTCATCACCAATAGTTTGTGAGTTCTCCTGTCAAAATGAGGACAGCAGAAGTAAGGCCACAGCTTCTTTGACCAGTCTGTTAGATTGTATTAGAAAACTCTCAAGTGAGGAATTTAAGAGAAATGCCACTCAAGCAGTGAGTGAGTTCCTAGTTAAAAAGTCCACCAGTAGCTTAACTAGTGCACAGCCTGCTTATTCTGTAGCATCCAGGTCTTGTTCCATTCAAAACCAGTACACATGGTCAAAGGATATTTGTGCGGATTCTGCTGCCTTTGGCATCATTGAAACATTTGTGGAAGACCTGCAGAGCTCGGCGCAACCTGcagaagtagaggagagagaacctgacctCCAGGAAAATGCACAAAAGCTACAGAGCAGGATCTGGTCTGCCACCACTAGTTTATATAACAATATTCAGAAGACTTTAAAGGATTTCATCATTCATCAGCGGAGGTCAGACATGCTGAGCAGAATGTCTAGTCATATACCCACAGAGGATTCTGGACATCTTGGGACTAAGGAGCACATTTGTTTGGCAAGCCAGGACTTGAGGCAAGCTAGTAAGAGTGTGCCTCACTTGCACAGTTTGAACCTTGAAGTGGCTCTACACAGGGGTGTCAGCGAGAGTTCAAAACTTCTCTGGACTGAAACAGACGAGGCTCTACTGACCAATTGTACCAAAGAGGTCATTTCAACAATCTTGACCTTATGCGAGGATCAGGCATCAAATGCACCTTGCTTCTCCACAGTAGGAAAGAAAATATCTGATATGTCCCTTGAGGTCAACATGTTGGTAGGTGGTGTTCTGTCTCAGCTGAAGGACATCTCCTTGTCAAGGTCCCCAACACCATGTGAAGACATGTTTGAACGTCTCCAAGGTTCTCCTGAGCAAACCTCTCCAGTAAGTCTAGATTGCAGCACGGCTGCCTCCAAAGGCATTGCATCTTCCCACAGTCTTTCAACAAAGAGCCTCCAAAAACTCTCTAGTCATGAGTTCCAAACCAAAGCTGAGAAAGGAGTGAGTGAGGTCATCTCTAGATCATTTAACATTGTGGAGGAAGGCACAACAGATAAGTACCTCCAGTCTGTATCTACATCCACCACATCTACTGATATTATACAAACCATGGTGAAAGACCAGCAGGAGCTCACCCAGACCACCCAATCATCTGACATGGTATCTGGAACCTCCCTGCTCACCACTGGACAGGTTTCTGAGAAAAGAATCTGGTCTGTTGCTCGTAACatctactacagtctgcaaaataAGATTACGGAGTTTCTCAGAAAAGATCTTCAAAGATCAGACACAACACTTGGTTCAATCCAAATCTTTACATATCAAAGCAGTCCTGCATCACAAAGAGCAAGTCTCGGCCATCTTGAGGTCAACCAGAGCAGTGTTACACCTGGTGGAAACGATGCCTGTGTGGACATTCCGCACAAATTACTATCTAAAACCACTGAGCTCTCAGGATCCATGCTGGAGGATATTGGCACGATCCGTTGTAGGAGTGCTGACAGCCAAAATACAAGAAATACCTCTTCTTCacgctcctccatctctctaacacCTACTTCAAAATTAAGGCAGTCGAAATGGCACTTTGCCTTACCCGGGACTCCCATCCCCACTGAGTTTCCTGCTCAGATGGACTTTCCCATtgttagaaacacaatcattgagGACTTCGTTCACACAGAGGACTTACTTCCTGTATCCTTTGTGGACAAAGTCAGGCAAGCTGCTGGGGTGGTAGTGGACATTATGGTGGAAAGTGTTGAGAACACACAGGAAAATGGAAAGGGTGCTTCACATCTTGACGACCTCCGATCTGCTGttaggaaattgagaaaaataatTTCCACTTGGACCATCCACATTTTCAGTCATGAATTGGTGGATAAAGTGATAGCCCTTCAGGACAGCCACAGCACTCCACAGGTCTTAACATTGGAAGCAGCCAAAAGTGCTTCAGACTCCATTCTTTCAAGGCTGAAATGGGGAAAGGAACAATGTGCCATATCCAAGGAGCTCTCCTCTCAGCTTCTCCAGATATTTGCTGAAGAGACAGTGAAGGGCTTCCTGAGACAGTGGTCAGATGAGTATGAAAACATAAACTTTGATGTTTCAGTCCAGAACGATCCAAAGACTTCTACTTGCATGGTCATTCTTCAAATGATCACCAAAGCCACTGCTAAATGTTATTTTGAGTCCACTACCAGTGTGGCCACCAGTGACATTGTAGAAGGCGTGTTTGATTTGGAAAGGGATACCATCAGCAGTACTGGAGAGCAGGTCCTCACCTTTAACACAAAG GGTTCCAAGAAAGTTAGTAAGAACCTCTGTCCTCATGAGTCTCTGGagtaccagcctcagaacatttccCCTACTGTGTACTTTACAG AGACGATGACAACATCTCATGGCTCCTTTTCTCCAGAGGGAATTTATGATATCGCATCGTCCTTCCCACTTGAAGAGAAGAGTCGCAAACCCTCCCTTTTCACCAGATTGTCTAGATCCATCACGAAAGGCTTTCTCAGCCCATTCAAATCTTCAAGGAAAAcgatttaa
- the LOC116373952 gene encoding protein ANKUB1-like produces MRFQLRVALYIAASLGHLDLAGWLLERGVRVIEPVGVHPYREWCHQTAHPDVAKCPAVASIERGQLTILKLFIASSVLTLACRDPQGCDPLRIALQYGHRECVSHLATKLCSVVVLPGMALPMRTYLQIKGWVRLGQRRASSRHCISPNRAPFRTRVGDTVLVDGFTLPKMSSKPRRSEAKAGIRVMSTASRRFTPINCPSHVSCPLRSLASQDKPLQLPKLHPVATRDEREKRECGGKGCEEDESGDQNSNQWRSNQWRSRVPLPPISRDTNLRPVFASPNSAQILTTSLEAFSLSTATAHPEKTPYTVWSWPG; encoded by the exons ATGAG GTTCCAGCTCCGGGTGGCACTCTACATCGCTGCTTCTCTGGGCCACCTGGACCTGGCCGGCTGGCTGCTGGAGAGGGGGGTGCGTGTCATTGAGCCGGTGGGGGTTCACCCTTACCGTGAGTGGTGCCACCAGACGGCCCACCCCGACGTCGCCAAGTGTCCCGCTGTCGCCTCCATCGAGCGCGGCCAGCTCACCATCCTCAAACTCTTTATCGCCAGCAGCGTTCTGACCCTTGCCTGTCGGGATCCCCAGGGTTGTGACCCCCTGAGGATCGCCCTTCAGTACGGCCACAGGGAGTGTGTGAGTCACCTGGCCACCAAGCTGTGCTCTGTGGTGGTCCTCCCAGGTATGGCCCTGCCCATGCGGACATACCTCCAGATAAAGGGCTGGGTGAGGCTGGGGCAGAGGAGGGCATCATCCAGGCACTGCATCAGCCCCAACAGGGCTCCGTTCAGGACCAGGGTGGGCGACACGGTCCTGGTGGACGGCTTCACCCTCCCCAAGATGTCCTCCAAGCCCAGGAGGAGTGAGGCCAAGGCCGGTATCAGGGTGATGTCCACAGCCTCTCGACGTTTTACCCCCATCAACTGCCCATCTCATGTATCCTGCCCGCTCCGCTCCCTGGCATCCCAGGATAAACCTCTTCAACTACCGAAGCTACACCCTGTGGCCACgagggatgaaagagagaagagggaatgtGGAGGGAAGGGATGTGAGGAGGATGAGAGTGGGGATCAGAACAGCAACCAATGGAGGAGCAACCAATGGAGGAGCAGAGTCCCGCTCCCGCCCATTTCCAGAGACACCAATCTCAGACCTGTGTTTGCCTCGCCAAACTCCGCCCAGATACTCACCACCTCACTAGAGGCCTTTTCTCTCTCCACTGCGACCGCACACCCAGAGAAAACGCCATATACTGTTTGGTCTTGGCCAGGTTAG